Proteins co-encoded in one Pogoniulus pusillus isolate bPogPus1 chromosome 15, bPogPus1.pri, whole genome shotgun sequence genomic window:
- the LOC135182146 gene encoding C-type lectin domain family 2 member L-like, with protein MRTQPGRAETADGMSVLSAGPPDTYGPLLPAVLQLLLHLRFQMPFLLAKLTLGTKHTQGDDHSAGPGPSPRGVGSGSRRRQRIPAQAADPGAGGSPPPSRGTVLHRFRPRDFPARLGSGSAPMGRGGFPERGTASRKGLLSNVWLWRGVAGVLTAAVVLTLYIQFVNRSSAKAFPVCPSLELCPSGWLYFQRKCYYLSESEASWNSSQSLCSLHNASLLVIGNQEELSFMVKITKEDPWIGLYKRNKEFFWVNGNALDNKLIEVKGSGNCAYLESKGVSASGCYLTRKWVCSFNVSLA; from the exons atgaggacacagccaggacgAGCCGAGACAGCAGATGGAATGTCAGTACTGAGCGCTGGTCCACCAGACACCTACGGCCCTCTCTTACCAGCAGTGCTGCAACTTCTGCTACACCTTCGCTTCCAAATGCCCTTTCTCCTAGCAAAGCTGACGCTTGGCACCAAGCACACTCAGGGGGACGATCACTCGGCTGGCCCCGGCCCCTCGCCGCGCGGCGTGGGCAGCGGATCCCGGCGCAGGCAGCGGATCCCGGCGCAGGCAGCGGATCCCGGCGCAGGTGGCTCCCCACCCCCGTCCCGCGGCACGGTTCTCCATCGGTTCCGGCCTCGTGATTTCCCCGCCCGGCTGGGCAGCGGCTCCGCACCCATGGGACGCGGCGGCTTCCCGGAGAGGGGGACAGCATCTCGCAAAG GTCTGCTCTCAAATGTCTGGTTATGGCGAGGTGTGGCTGGAGTCCTTACTGCTGCTGTCGTTCTGACTTTGTATATTCAGTTTG TAAACCGTTCTTCGGCCAAAGCTTTTCCTGTCTGTCCTTCCCTGGAACTCTGTCCATCAGGCTGGCTGTATTTCCAGAGGAAATGTTACTACCTCTCAGAGAGTGAAGCCAGCTGGAACTCCAGTCAGAGCCTCTGCTCTTTGCACAACGCTTCCCTCCTGGTGATTGGAAATCAGGAGGAACtg AGTTTTATGGTGAAGATAACAAAGGAAGACCCATGGATTGGACTttataaaagaaataaagagtTCTTTTGGGTAAATGGAAACGCTTTAGACAACAAACT GATTGAAGTAAAAGGCTCTGGGAACTGTGCCTATCTTGAGTCAAAAGGAGTCTCGGCCTCTGGCTGTTACTTAACTAGGAAGTGGGTCTGTAGCTTCAATGTCAGCTTAGCATGA